The genomic stretch CGCCGAAGGCCAGCGTCACCATGATGAAATAGACGCCGCGGGTGCGCAGCGCCAAAGCGCCGATCAGCAGCGCGGCGAGCGCTGAAGCCAGCACTGCCAGCGGCAGCGTCAGCAGCAGCGAGGCGGCGTCATATTTCGGCGAGGTCAGCGCCAGGACGTAGCCGGCGAGACCAAAGAACGCCGCATGGCACAGCGAGACCAGCCCGCCCTGCCCCACCGCGAGATTCAGCGCCATCGCCAGCATGCCGATGATCAGCGCCTTGCTGGCGAACTGGGTGTAGTAGGTCGGCACCCAAAACGGCAGCGCGATCGCGGCGGCAAGGCACATCGCGGCGAGGAGCCATGGTTTCAGCGCGGCGCGGCTCATGGCAGTGCGATCGCCGGACACCGACGCTCAGGCACGGCGGCGGTGGGCTCCCTCCCCCTTGCGGGGAGGGTCGGCCGAGCGACGGCGATGCATCGCATCGCCGGACGCGGAGGCCGGGGTGGGGGTGGCCCCGGGCGCAGTGCTCGCGGAACCCCCACCCGGCCGGCCTTCGGCCGTCCACCCTCCCCACAAGGGGGAGGGAATGTCCACGCGGCGGCCGCATCGGGAAGATGCGCTCGGGCCGTCCTTGCGATGAAAGTGGAAGCCATCGCGCTCAGACCTCCCGCCGGCCGAGGATGCCGTTGGGGCGCCACAGCAGCACCAGCGCCATCAGCAGATAGATCAGGATGCCCGAGACGCTGGGGAAGAACACTTTGCCCAAGGTGTCGGTGAGGCCGATCAGCAGCGCGCCGATCGCGGCCCCCGCCACCGAGCCGATGCCGCCCAGCACCACCACCACGAAGGACAGGATCAGCATGCCGTCGCCCATGCCGGGAAACACCGTGGAGATCGGCGCGATCACGATGCCGCCGAGCGCCGCCAGCGCGATTCCTATGGCGAAGACGTAGCGATTCACCGAGTCGTAATTGATGCCGAGCACCCGAATCATTTCGCGGTTCTCGGCACCGGCGCGCACGATCATGCCGATCTTGGTGCGGGTGATGACCACGAAGATCAGCAAGGCGATCGCCAGGCAGAACACGCAGATCGCCAGCCGATACACCGGATAGGACAGATTGTCGGTGAGCTGAATCGAGCCGGCGAGCCAGGCCGGCGGCGCCACCGCGTGGACGTCCTTGCCGAACAGCATTTCGCGCACCTCGTCGATCACCAGGATCAGTCCGAACGACAGCAGCACCTGGGCCAGATGATCGCGGCCATAGAGCCTGCGGATGAAGACGTTTTCCAAAAGCAGCCCGACCGCAAAGGCGATCGCCACCCCGGCCAGCATGGCGATCAGGAAATTGCCGGTCACGGCAGCGATCCAATAAGCGAGGTAAGCCCCCAGCATATAGAACGCGCCATGAGCGAGATTGATCACGCCGAGAATCCCGAACACCAGCGTCAGCCCGCTGGCGACCAGAAACAGCACCATGCCGTATTGAATGGCATTCAACAGCTGAACGCCGAAAGTGATGAGGTCCATTCAGTTCGGCTTCCATTGAAGTTGTCACTCCGGAGCGCGCGCAGCATGGACTGCGTACGAAACCGAAGCCGCGATGCTTGTTATTATCATCGCCCTCTCGACGTCATGGCCGGGCTTGTCCCGGCCATCCACGCCTTGATTGCGGCCAACGCGTGGATGCCCGGCACGAGGCCGGGCAGGACGAACGAGAGGCGCTTCTCCTTGGCACGCTCCGCCAAGACGATGCGGGTTCGACGCAATTGTCCGTCGAACCGATATTCAAATCATCTTGCAGCCGCGCGCCGGGTCGTCGACATCGGCCTGGGCGATCGACAGCATGTCGTTGCGGCCGTTCTTGACCTCGCGCAGATAGATGTTCTGGATCGGATTATGCGCCTTGTTGAACGACAGCGGACCGCGCGGTGAGTCGATCTTCGCCGCCGCCATCGCGGCGATCATCTGGTCGCGCGCCTTGGCGTCGCCCTTCACCGCGGTCAGTCCGATGTCGAGCAGCGCCGCCGCATCAAAACCCTGCACCGCATAGATGTCGCCGTCATTGCCGGTCTTGGCCTTGAAGGCCTTGAGGAAGGCGACATTGGCCGGGTGCAGCAGATTGTCGGCGTAGTGCAGCGTGGTCTTGATGCCCTCGGCCGCCTCGCCCTGCGCCGCCAGCGTGCCGTCGGTGAGGAAGCCTGCGCCATACAGCGGAATGGTCTTGTTGAGCCCGGCTGCCGCGTAGTCCTTGACGAATTTCACCGCGCCGCCGCCGGCGAAGAACGAGAACACCGCGTCCGGCTTCAATGAGGCGATCCGGGTGATCAGCGCCTGGAATTCGACCTCCGGGAACGGCACCGTCAAATCCTCGACGATCTTGCCGCCATTGGCGGTGAAGCTCTCGGCAAAGGCGCCGATCATTTCGGCGCCGGCGGTGTATTTCCAGGTGATGGTGACGACGTTCTTGATTCCGGCCCCGGCCATCACCTTGCCCATCGGATAGGTGGTCTGCCAGTTCGAGAACGAGGTGCGGAAGATATTCGGCGCGCAGGCCGGGCCGGTGGCGTCGTTGGCCCCCGCATTGGGGATGATCAGCAGCGTGTTGGTGTCGCGCGCGACCTTGACCATCGCCATCGCCACGCCGGAATGCACGGTGCCGACCACGACATCGACCTTTTCGCGGCCGACCAGCCGGTTCATGTTGTCGGTGGCGGCGGCGGGCTTGGATTCGTCGTCGACCTGGACGAATTCGACGTCGCGGCCGCCGAGCTTGCCGCCGTTCTGCGCGATGCGCAGCCGGAAGCCGTCGTCGATGAATTTGCCGAGCTTCGCATAAGTCCCGGTATAGGGCAGCATCAGCCCGACCCGCAGCGGCGCGCTTTGCGCGATCGCCGGCGAGCGAAACGGCGCAGCCACCGCCAGCGTGGCGGCGCCGGCGGCGCCCGACAACAGCGTGCGGCGGGTTATCGGCGGCAAACGACGGATTTCGGACATCGGTAGCTCTCCCTCTCCTGGTTTTATGTCTGGTGATTATTTTTGAGGCCCCATGACCGCCCGCGGCATCGCCGCTGGGCGTCCAGACCCGTTTCCCAGACTTGCAGGCAGCATAATTCGCGCGCTTCGTCGAAGGCAAGAATTATAATTCAGGTTGCGAATGCGTGCGCCAGCGTACCCAACGTAATTGCGGGCGCGAATTGAGCGAATGACAACACGCCGTCCATGCGCCGGACTGCTGCGCAGCGCGGCCGCGCGCCCAACATGTCGCGGCGGTTTCTTGCTAGGTTGCGGAGTATCAATGCCGAAATGACCAATCCGCGATCCTGATCATTGATGAGCAGCATCTCCGAACAGCCCGGGCCCTCGCCGGCGCGACGCCGCCCATCGCGCTGGAAATCCGTGACCGTCGCGATCCTCG from Rhodopseudomonas sp. BAL398 encodes the following:
- a CDS encoding branched-chain amino acid ABC transporter permease, which produces MDLITFGVQLLNAIQYGMVLFLVASGLTLVFGILGVINLAHGAFYMLGAYLAYWIAAVTGNFLIAMLAGVAIAFAVGLLLENVFIRRLYGRDHLAQVLLSFGLILVIDEVREMLFGKDVHAVAPPAWLAGSIQLTDNLSYPVYRLAICVFCLAIALLIFVVITRTKIGMIVRAGAENREMIRVLGINYDSVNRYVFAIGIALAALGGIVIAPISTVFPGMGDGMLILSFVVVVLGGIGSVAGAAIGALLIGLTDTLGKVFFPSVSGILIYLLMALVLLWRPNGILGRREV
- a CDS encoding ABC transporter substrate-binding protein, producing MSEIRRLPPITRRTLLSGAAGAATLAVAAPFRSPAIAQSAPLRVGLMLPYTGTYAKLGKFIDDGFRLRIAQNGGKLGGRDVEFVQVDDESKPAAATDNMNRLVGREKVDVVVGTVHSGVAMAMVKVARDTNTLLIIPNAGANDATGPACAPNIFRTSFSNWQTTYPMGKVMAGAGIKNVVTITWKYTAGAEMIGAFAESFTANGGKIVEDLTVPFPEVEFQALITRIASLKPDAVFSFFAGGGAVKFVKDYAAAGLNKTIPLYGAGFLTDGTLAAQGEAAEGIKTTLHYADNLLHPANVAFLKAFKAKTGNDGDIYAVQGFDAAALLDIGLTAVKGDAKARDQMIAAMAAAKIDSPRGPLSFNKAHNPIQNIYLREVKNGRNDMLSIAQADVDDPARGCKMI